One genomic region from Fictibacillus marinisediminis encodes:
- the yaaA gene encoding S4 domain-containing protein YaaA, translating to METVKITTEYITLQQLLKQVDAISSGGMVKWYLAENEVLVNGEPENRRGRKLYEGDAVSVPDLGEFTVAR from the coding sequence ATGGAAACTGTAAAAATTACAACCGAGTATATTACGCTGCAGCAGCTTTTAAAACAGGTAGATGCCATCTCTAGCGGAGGAATGGTAAAATGGTATTTAGCAGAGAATGAAGTGCTGGTTAACGGTGAACCTGAAAATCGCAGAGGCAGAAAGCTTTATGAAGGCGATGCGGTTTCTGTTCCCGATTTAGGTGAATTTACTGTAGCGAGATAG
- the recF gene encoding DNA replication/repair protein RecF (All proteins in this family for which functions are known are DNA-binding proteins that assist the filamentation of RecA onto DNA for the initiation of recombination or recombinational repair.), with translation MYIEELNIRNYRNYSSQEINFENKVNVFLGENAQGKTNVMEAIYVLAMAKSHRTPRDKELIYWDEEYAKIEGRVQKRTGPFSLSLVISQKGKKAKVNGLEQRRLTDYIGALNVVMFAPEDLNLVKGSPQVRRRFIDMEIGQVNPVYLHYLTQYQKVLAQRNSLLRDMQRNRSKENGVMLDILTEQMIQSAARVTEKRMSYMKLLQSWADPIHHGISRGLERLEVLYKPTIEVCEEQELSKMIEAYEQKFVKIKDRELERGTTLFGPHRDDLLFHVNGKDVQTFGSQGQQRTTALSIKLAEIDLIHSEVGEYPLLLLDDVLSELDDYRQSHLLNTIQGKVQTFVTTTSVEGIHHETLEKAATYHVEQGSIERIR, from the coding sequence TTGTATATTGAAGAATTAAACATTAGGAACTACCGGAATTATTCGTCCCAGGAGATTAACTTTGAAAACAAAGTGAATGTGTTTCTTGGTGAAAACGCACAGGGTAAAACAAATGTGATGGAGGCCATCTATGTGCTTGCGATGGCTAAATCCCACAGGACTCCTCGTGATAAAGAATTAATCTATTGGGACGAAGAATATGCTAAAATAGAAGGACGGGTTCAAAAAAGGACCGGACCATTCAGTTTAAGCCTGGTCATTTCGCAAAAAGGAAAGAAAGCAAAAGTCAATGGACTTGAACAGCGGAGGCTGACTGATTATATAGGGGCATTAAATGTCGTCATGTTTGCACCTGAGGATTTGAATCTTGTAAAAGGGAGTCCGCAGGTGCGACGTCGTTTTATCGATATGGAGATCGGACAGGTCAATCCTGTATATCTCCACTACCTGACCCAATATCAAAAAGTCCTCGCTCAGCGCAACTCGCTTTTGCGGGATATGCAGCGGAACCGTTCTAAAGAAAACGGAGTCATGCTGGATATCCTGACTGAACAAATGATTCAGTCTGCTGCAAGAGTTACAGAAAAACGCATGAGCTATATGAAACTGCTTCAAAGCTGGGCCGATCCGATCCATCACGGGATCAGCCGGGGGCTTGAAAGGCTGGAAGTTTTATATAAACCGACCATTGAGGTATGTGAAGAGCAAGAATTGTCGAAAATGATAGAAGCTTATGAACAAAAGTTTGTTAAAATAAAAGATAGAGAACTAGAACGAGGGACCACTCTTTTCGGACCGCACCGTGACGACCTGCTTTTCCACGTGAACGGAAAAGATGTGCAGACGTTCGGTTCACAGGGCCAGCAGAGGACTACTGCGCTTTCGATCAAACTTGCAGAAATCGATCTCATTCATTCAGAAGTCGGGGAATATCCGCTGCTGCTGCTGGATGACGTTTTATCAGAACTTGATGATTACAGGCAGTCTCATCTGCTGAACACCATTCAAGGCAAAGTACAAACGTTTGTAACGACAACAAGTGTGGAAGGTATTCATCACGAAACGCTGGAAAAGGCGGCAACGTACCATGTCGAACAAGGTTCGATTGAACGGATAAGGTGA
- the gyrA gene encoding DNA gyrase subunit A, whose product MSEADQSRVKEINISSEMRTSFMDYAMSVIVSRALPDVRDGLKPVHRRILYAMNDLGMTADKAYKKSARIVGEVIGKYHPHGDSAVYETMVRMAQDFAYRHMLIDGHGNFGSVDGDAAAAMRYTEARMSKIAMEMVRDINKDTIDYKDNYDGSEREPIVMPSRFPNLLVNGTSGIAVGMATNIPPHHLGEVIDGILELSRNPDISIPELMEFIPGPDFPTAGEILGREGIRKAYQTGRGSIIIRAKAEIEEQANGKSTIIVNEIPYQVNKARLIEKIAELVRDKKIDGITDLRDESDRNGMRIVIEVRRDANANVLLNNLYKQTALQTSFGINMLALVDGQPKVLNLKECLYYYLKHQQVIIRRRTEFDLRKAEARAHILEGLRIALDHLDEVIALIRSSRTTEIARDGLMEKFSLSYEQAQAILEMRLQRLTGLERDKIENEYKELVALIAELKAILADEERILEIIREELTEIKERFSDARRTNITVGFDMIEDEDLIPRTNVVITLTNKGYIKRLPISTYRSQRRGGRGIQGMGTGEDDFVEHLFTTNSHNTILFFTNKGKVYRLKGYEIPEMSRTAKGIPIVNMLQVERDETISAVIPVEEFEDTWYLNFMTRHGITKRSPLSQFANIRKGGLFAITLREDDELMGVKLTDGSKEIIVGTSQGMAIRYKEDDVRSMGRTAAGVKAVTLGEDDYVVGMEVLDEAQDVLIVTKKGYGKRTPMEEYRLQSRGGKGIKTCNITDRNGAIIALKTVTNDEDLMIITADGILIRMNMSGISSMGRNTQGVKLISMHEGNHVATVAVVEKELDEDLEDGLEEEMEGHEDTQAPEEASNENDTEE is encoded by the coding sequence ATGTCTGAAGCAGATCAATCCCGGGTGAAGGAAATAAATATCAGCTCGGAAATGCGTACATCATTTATGGATTATGCGATGAGCGTTATCGTAAGCCGTGCTCTTCCTGATGTCCGTGACGGCCTGAAGCCTGTTCACCGGCGGATTCTTTATGCAATGAACGACCTGGGCATGACCGCCGATAAAGCGTACAAAAAGTCCGCTCGTATCGTCGGGGAAGTTATCGGTAAGTATCACCCTCACGGCGACTCTGCCGTATATGAAACGATGGTTCGTATGGCGCAGGATTTTGCATATCGCCACATGCTGATCGATGGCCACGGCAACTTTGGTTCCGTGGATGGGGACGCCGCTGCGGCAATGCGTTATACAGAAGCAAGAATGTCAAAAATTGCGATGGAAATGGTCCGTGACATCAACAAGGACACGATTGACTATAAGGATAACTATGACGGCTCCGAACGTGAACCGATTGTTATGCCTTCCCGTTTTCCAAACCTCTTGGTCAACGGTACTTCCGGGATTGCGGTTGGGATGGCAACCAATATTCCTCCTCACCATCTCGGAGAAGTCATCGACGGTATTTTGGAACTCAGCCGAAATCCCGATATTTCTATTCCGGAACTAATGGAATTCATTCCTGGGCCGGATTTCCCGACAGCAGGTGAAATTTTAGGACGTGAAGGAATCAGGAAAGCTTACCAGACTGGAAGAGGCTCCATCATTATCCGTGCCAAAGCAGAGATTGAAGAACAGGCGAACGGCAAAAGTACGATTATCGTTAATGAAATTCCTTACCAAGTCAACAAAGCCCGCCTGATCGAAAAGATCGCAGAATTAGTCAGGGATAAAAAGATTGACGGCATCACTGATCTTCGCGACGAATCAGACCGAAATGGAATGCGTATTGTCATCGAAGTCCGCCGTGATGCGAATGCCAATGTACTCTTAAATAACCTTTATAAACAGACGGCGCTGCAAACCAGCTTCGGTATCAATATGCTGGCATTGGTCGATGGGCAGCCGAAAGTACTGAACCTTAAAGAATGTCTGTATTATTACTTGAAACATCAGCAGGTCATCATCCGCCGCAGAACCGAGTTCGATCTTCGGAAAGCAGAAGCGCGTGCTCATATTCTTGAAGGCTTAAGAATTGCGCTGGATCATCTTGATGAAGTCATCGCCCTTATACGTTCTTCAAGAACAACAGAGATTGCGCGAGACGGCTTGATGGAGAAATTCTCTCTAAGCTATGAACAGGCTCAAGCCATCCTGGAAATGAGGCTTCAACGTTTGACAGGCCTGGAGCGGGACAAGATTGAAAATGAGTATAAAGAGCTTGTCGCTCTCATTGCAGAGCTGAAAGCCATCCTGGCAGATGAGGAAAGGATTCTCGAAATCATTCGTGAAGAACTCACTGAGATTAAAGAACGCTTCAGTGATGCGCGCCGTACGAACATTACCGTCGGCTTCGACATGATTGAAGATGAGGACCTCATTCCAAGAACAAATGTCGTCATTACTTTGACGAACAAGGGATACATTAAGCGTCTTCCCATCTCCACCTACCGCTCACAGCGTCGAGGCGGCCGCGGCATCCAAGGCATGGGAACGGGTGAAGATGATTTCGTGGAACATCTCTTTACAACAAACTCTCATAATACGATCCTCTTCTTTACGAATAAAGGTAAAGTGTACCGCCTGAAAGGTTATGAGATTCCTGAAATGAGCAGAACGGCAAAAGGAATTCCGATTGTCAACATGCTTCAGGTTGAACGGGATGAGACGATTTCAGCTGTCATTCCTGTAGAAGAATTCGAGGATACGTGGTACCTCAACTTCATGACGAGACATGGGATTACGAAACGTTCTCCGCTTTCTCAGTTTGCTAATATCCGAAAGGGCGGTCTGTTTGCCATTACCTTGCGTGAAGATGACGAGCTGATGGGTGTTAAACTGACAGATGGCAGCAAGGAGATTATCGTTGGAACAAGCCAGGGAATGGCGATTCGCTATAAAGAGGATGATGTACGATCAATGGGCCGTACAGCTGCAGGAGTAAAAGCTGTAACTCTTGGCGAAGACGATTATGTCGTCGGAATGGAAGTTCTCGATGAAGCACAGGATGTATTAATCGTTACGAAAAAAGGTTACGGAAAACGTACACCAATGGAAGAATACCGTCTGCAGTCACGCGGCGGAAAAGGAATCAAAACCTGCAACATCACCGATCGAAACGGAGCGATCATCGCGCTTAAAACGGTAACGAATGATGAAGACCTCATGATCATTACCGCTGACGGCATCCTGATCCGTATGAACATGTCCGGCATCTCATCCATGGGAAGAAATACTCAGGGTGTGAAATTGATCTCCATGCACGAAGGCAACCATGTAGCCACTGTTGCGGTTGTAGAAAAAGAACTCGATGAAGATCTTGAAGACGGATTGGAAGAAGAAATGGAAGGCCACGAAGATACACAGGCACCAGAAGAAGCTTCTAATGAAAACGATACAGAAGAATAA
- the gyrB gene encoding DNA topoisomerase (ATP-hydrolyzing) subunit B: MTTDQKLEQHYDESDIQVLEGLEAVRKRPGMYIGSTNVKGLHHLVWEIVDNSIDEALAGYCDEITVTIEKDNSITVTDNGRGIPVGIQEKMGRPAVEVIMTVLHAGGKFGGGGYKVSGGLHGVGASVVNALSSEMDVTVHRDGKIHYQQYHRGVPAADLAVIGETDKRGTIIHFVPDKEIFTETREYDFATLSQRIRELAYLNRGIKIIARDKREEEPVEQEYHYEGGIKSYVEHINRSREAIHEPIFIEGEKDGISLEIALQYNDSYTSNIYSFANNINTHEGGTHESGFKTALTRVINDYGRRNNMFKDSDTNLSGDDVREGLTAIISIKHPDPQFEGQTKTKLGNSEARTITESLFSEQFSTFMLENPNIAKRVLEKGMMALRARVAAKKARELTRRKSALDVSSLPGKLADCSSKDASVSELYIVEGDSAGGSAKQGRDRHFQAILPLRGKIINVEKARLDKILSNNEIRAIITALGTGIGEDFDISKARYHKIIIMTDADVDGAHIRTLLLTFFYRYMRPIIENGYIYIAQPPLYKIQQGKRIEYAYNDKEMDRIMKEIPQNPKPGVQRYKGLGEMNPTQLWETTMDPETRTLLQVELKDAMEADETFEILMGDKVEPRRDFIQENAHYVKNLDI, from the coding sequence ATGACTACTGATCAGAAATTAGAACAGCATTATGATGAAAGTGATATTCAGGTATTAGAAGGGCTCGAAGCTGTCCGTAAACGTCCCGGAATGTACATCGGTTCCACGAACGTAAAAGGACTGCACCACTTAGTGTGGGAAATCGTCGATAACTCGATCGATGAAGCTTTGGCTGGTTACTGTGATGAGATTACTGTCACGATCGAAAAAGATAACAGCATTACTGTTACGGACAATGGACGAGGTATTCCTGTCGGGATTCAAGAAAAAATGGGACGTCCTGCTGTAGAGGTCATCATGACCGTACTTCATGCCGGCGGTAAATTTGGCGGCGGAGGTTATAAAGTATCCGGAGGACTTCACGGTGTTGGTGCGTCCGTTGTAAATGCGCTTTCCAGTGAAATGGATGTAACCGTCCATCGTGACGGAAAGATTCATTATCAGCAGTACCACCGCGGTGTTCCGGCGGCCGACCTGGCCGTGATTGGAGAAACAGACAAACGGGGAACGATCATTCACTTTGTTCCGGATAAAGAAATCTTTACGGAAACGAGGGAATATGACTTTGCCACACTCTCTCAAAGGATCAGAGAACTTGCCTACCTTAATCGCGGAATCAAGATTATCGCTAGAGACAAGCGCGAAGAAGAGCCAGTCGAACAGGAGTACCATTATGAAGGCGGGATCAAATCCTACGTTGAACACATCAACCGTTCACGTGAAGCCATTCATGAGCCGATCTTCATCGAAGGAGAGAAAGATGGAATCTCTCTAGAGATCGCACTTCAATATAACGACAGCTATACGAGCAATATCTATTCTTTCGCCAACAACATTAACACGCATGAAGGCGGAACCCATGAATCTGGGTTTAAGACTGCGTTAACACGTGTCATCAATGATTATGGGCGCCGAAACAATATGTTCAAAGACAGCGATACAAACTTGTCGGGTGATGATGTGCGTGAAGGTTTGACTGCCATCATCTCCATCAAGCATCCAGATCCACAGTTTGAAGGACAGACGAAAACGAAACTTGGAAACTCTGAGGCGAGAACGATTACGGAATCTCTATTCTCTGAACAGTTCTCCACCTTTATGCTGGAAAATCCAAATATCGCCAAGCGGGTACTGGAAAAAGGAATGATGGCGCTTCGTGCGCGCGTCGCTGCCAAAAAAGCCCGCGAGCTGACACGCAGAAAAAGCGCACTTGATGTTTCTTCTCTACCCGGTAAACTGGCAGACTGTTCTTCAAAGGACGCCAGCGTATCTGAATTGTACATCGTTGAGGGTGACTCGGCAGGTGGATCAGCCAAACAAGGGCGCGACCGCCATTTTCAGGCGATTCTGCCATTGCGGGGAAAAATAATCAACGTAGAAAAAGCACGTCTTGATAAAATCTTATCAAACAATGAGATCCGAGCCATCATTACGGCACTCGGTACGGGTATCGGTGAAGATTTTGATATTTCAAAAGCGAGATACCATAAAATTATCATCATGACAGATGCTGATGTCGATGGCGCTCATATCCGTACACTGCTGCTGACGTTCTTTTACCGGTATATGAGACCGATCATCGAGAATGGATATATCTACATCGCACAGCCGCCTCTTTATAAGATTCAGCAGGGCAAGCGGATTGAATATGCTTATAACGATAAAGAAATGGATAGAATTATGAAAGAGATCCCGCAGAATCCAAAACCGGGAGTTCAGCGATATAAAGGTCTTGGAGAAATGAATCCCACTCAGCTGTGGGAAACGACCATGGATCCAGAAACAAGAACGCTGCTGCAGGTTGAACTGAAAGATGCGATGGAAGCGGATGAAACCTTTGAGATCTTGATGGGGGATAAGGTCGAACCGCGGCGTGATTTCATTCAGGAAAATGCCCATTACGTCAAAAACTTGGATATTTAA
- the dnaN gene encoding DNA polymerase III subunit beta — MKFQINRSQLIEGVQDVMKAVSSRTTIPILTGIKMDVHSEGMTLTGSDSDISIERLIPMEENGTVNLEVQKPGSIVLQARYFSEIVKKLPNDTVEIEVGERFETKLRSGASEFSLVGLDPEEYPRLPQIEEQNVFSIQGDLLRQIIRQTVFAVSTSETRPILTGVNIKLEDGVLSCVATDSHRLALRTARIESNTEELSFQNVVIPGKSLNELSKIVEESSELVQIVVTDNQVLFKTKNTLFFSRLLDGNYPDTSKLLPSESKTTLGLSTKDFLQAIDRASLLAREGRNNVVKLATLDNQTVEISSNSPEIGKVYENVITESMEGEDLKISFNAKYMIDALKAMDCTEIKVLFTGAMRPFLITPVENETVKQLILPVRTY, encoded by the coding sequence ATGAAATTTCAAATTAACCGAAGCCAGCTAATTGAAGGTGTTCAAGATGTAATGAAGGCCGTTTCTTCACGAACAACGATACCAATTTTGACAGGGATCAAAATGGACGTACATAGTGAAGGAATGACATTAACCGGCAGTGATTCCGATATATCCATTGAACGATTGATTCCTATGGAAGAGAACGGAACTGTCAATTTAGAAGTTCAAAAACCCGGAAGTATCGTGCTGCAAGCAAGGTATTTCTCTGAAATCGTTAAAAAACTGCCAAATGACACGGTTGAGATCGAAGTCGGGGAACGTTTTGAAACAAAGCTTCGTTCGGGAGCATCCGAATTCAGCCTGGTTGGCCTGGATCCTGAAGAATATCCTCGCCTTCCTCAGATTGAAGAACAAAATGTGTTCAGTATTCAAGGAGATCTGCTTCGCCAGATTATCAGGCAAACTGTCTTTGCGGTGTCCACGTCAGAAACACGCCCTATATTAACCGGGGTGAACATCAAGCTTGAGGATGGTGTTTTAAGCTGTGTAGCAACAGACAGCCATCGCCTCGCACTGCGCACTGCAAGAATTGAGAGCAACACGGAAGAATTATCGTTTCAGAATGTTGTCATTCCAGGCAAAAGCCTGAATGAACTTTCGAAGATCGTAGAAGAATCCAGTGAACTCGTTCAAATCGTTGTGACCGATAATCAAGTACTGTTCAAAACGAAGAATACATTGTTCTTCTCCCGCCTGCTCGACGGCAATTATCCTGATACGAGCAAGCTGCTTCCTAGTGAGAGCAAAACAACACTCGGATTATCTACGAAAGATTTCCTGCAGGCGATTGACCGTGCTTCCCTTTTAGCAAGAGAGGGCAGAAATAATGTGGTCAAGCTGGCCACCCTGGATAACCAGACAGTCGAGATCTCTTCCAACTCACCGGAAATCGGAAAAGTTTACGAGAATGTCATCACTGAATCGATGGAGGGAGAAGATCTTAAGATTTCGTTCAACGCGAAATATATGATTGATGCCCTAAAAGCGATGGATTGTACAGAAATTAAAGTCTTGTTTACAGGTGCTATGCGGCCGTTCCTTATCACACCTGTAGAAAATGAGACAGTTAAACAGCTCATTCTTCCTGTCAGAACGTATTAA
- a CDS encoding HD-GYP domain-containing protein, which translates to MIIHPSAAKVGQVLATDHFGRTNHPIIKKNTVLTDEHLDILSLFMIREIEIVSETSENKQTTKTAPEKSKPSPVSSIEMPGAFLPLYNEAVKRFKVLFINWRAGAQIDVLTLRNAIVPVVEKGMDQPGGLKDMQQAGNTDDYLYYHAVSLSVLSAFIAKKLGFSRGDCLQIGVAGALCDCGMSKISPAILKKKGPLNLHEVKEMKQHSIQGYNMLKKLPAIKEGVLLGVLQHHERQDGSGYPLKVHGSKLHPYSRILAAADVYLAMTSERPYRKKLSPFKVIELMMKDQFGQFDPAIIRAVTDGLSIFSAGTRVRLSDGQTGTIVFKEDSHPARPIIQLDESSAIISLRDNNDVFIEEVLSE; encoded by the coding sequence ATGATAATCCATCCTTCAGCGGCAAAAGTCGGCCAAGTTCTTGCTACCGATCATTTCGGCCGTACGAATCATCCGATTATAAAGAAGAATACTGTCCTGACAGATGAGCACCTGGACATTTTATCGTTGTTCATGATCAGGGAAATTGAAATCGTCTCTGAAACTTCCGAAAATAAACAGACAACAAAGACTGCTCCTGAAAAAAGCAAGCCATCTCCTGTTTCTTCTATAGAGATGCCCGGTGCCTTCCTGCCTCTCTATAACGAAGCCGTAAAGCGATTTAAAGTGCTGTTCATCAACTGGAGAGCAGGTGCTCAAATCGATGTGCTTACATTAAGGAATGCAATCGTACCTGTTGTGGAAAAAGGAATGGACCAGCCTGGAGGATTAAAGGACATGCAGCAGGCGGGAAATACAGACGATTATTTGTATTACCATGCAGTGTCTCTTTCTGTACTTAGTGCTTTCATAGCTAAAAAACTTGGATTCTCAAGAGGGGACTGTCTCCAGATCGGAGTGGCAGGCGCGCTGTGCGACTGCGGCATGTCCAAAATATCTCCAGCTATCTTAAAGAAAAAAGGGCCCTTGAACCTTCATGAGGTTAAAGAAATGAAGCAGCATTCCATCCAAGGCTATAACATGCTTAAAAAATTGCCTGCTATAAAAGAAGGTGTTCTTCTCGGGGTCCTGCAGCATCATGAACGTCAGGATGGAAGCGGCTATCCACTCAAGGTTCATGGAAGCAAGCTTCATCCTTACAGCAGAATCCTTGCCGCAGCGGACGTCTACCTTGCGATGACTTCAGAAAGGCCCTACCGGAAAAAACTAAGTCCTTTTAAAGTCATCGAGCTAATGATGAAAGATCAATTCGGCCAGTTTGATCCAGCTATCATTCGGGCGGTGACGGACGGACTGTCTATCTTTTCAGCAGGGACGAGAGTAAGACTATCGGACGGCCAGACAGGAACTATCGTTTTTAAGGAAGACTCTCATCCTGCGAGACCGATTATCCAGCTGGATGAATCGTCGGCCATTATCTCTTTAAGGGACAACAATGATGTCTTTATTGAAGAAGTTCTCTCTGAATAA
- the dnaA gene encoding chromosomal replication initiator protein DnaA: protein MENINDLWNKALAAMEKKVSKPSFETWLKSTAAHALQNDTLIITAPNEFARDWLESRYSTLISETLQDVTGAALDVKFIIPQNQMEEEVDLEKVLKKTQKVNVEQQEEVKQSMLNPKYTFDRFVIGSGNRFAHAASLAVAEAPAKAYNPLFIYGGVGLGKTHLMHAIGHYVIDHKPNAKVAYLSSEKFTNEFINSIRDNKTVEFRNKFRSVDVLLIDDIQFLAGKEQTQEEFFHTFNALHEESKQIVISSDRPPKEIPTLEDRLRSRFEWGLITDITPPDLETRIAILRKKAKAEGLDIPNEVMLYIANQIDTNIRELEGALIRVVAYSSLINQDMNADLAAEALKDIIPSSKPRMITIHHIQEIVGRHYNIKLEDFTAKKRTKSVAFPRQIAMYLARELTDNSLPKIGEEFGGRDHTTVLHAHEKISNLMVSDQLLQKNIKEIHDQLKS, encoded by the coding sequence GTGGAAAATATTAATGACCTATGGAACAAAGCACTGGCTGCCATGGAAAAGAAGGTCAGTAAGCCCAGCTTTGAGACATGGTTGAAGTCCACAGCGGCACATGCACTGCAAAATGATACGCTTATCATTACTGCACCGAACGAGTTTGCCCGGGACTGGCTGGAATCCCGTTATTCCACCCTGATCTCGGAAACCCTCCAGGATGTAACCGGTGCTGCGCTGGATGTCAAATTCATCATTCCTCAAAATCAGATGGAAGAAGAAGTTGACCTTGAAAAAGTGTTAAAGAAAACACAAAAAGTAAATGTGGAGCAGCAAGAAGAAGTGAAACAAAGCATGCTGAATCCGAAGTACACTTTTGACCGGTTCGTTATCGGGTCAGGGAACCGATTCGCCCATGCTGCTTCTCTTGCGGTGGCTGAAGCTCCCGCCAAAGCCTATAATCCTTTGTTTATCTATGGAGGCGTAGGTTTGGGGAAGACCCACTTGATGCATGCGATCGGCCATTATGTGATCGACCATAAACCCAATGCCAAAGTGGCGTATTTGTCCTCTGAAAAGTTTACAAATGAGTTCATTAACTCGATCCGTGACAACAAAACTGTCGAATTTAGAAATAAATTCAGGAGTGTTGACGTTCTATTGATTGATGATATTCAGTTTTTGGCGGGAAAAGAACAGACTCAGGAAGAATTCTTCCATACGTTCAACGCTCTTCATGAAGAAAGCAAGCAGATTGTTATTTCAAGTGACCGTCCTCCAAAAGAGATTCCTACATTAGAGGACAGGCTCCGTTCCCGTTTTGAATGGGGGCTGATTACAGATATCACTCCGCCGGACCTCGAGACGAGAATTGCGATTCTTCGTAAAAAAGCGAAAGCAGAAGGATTGGACATTCCAAATGAAGTGATGCTTTACATCGCGAATCAAATCGACACCAACATCCGTGAACTGGAAGGGGCTTTGATCCGTGTTGTTGCCTATTCTTCTCTTATTAACCAGGATATGAATGCGGATCTGGCAGCAGAGGCATTGAAGGACATCATTCCTTCCTCTAAACCGCGTATGATCACGATTCATCATATTCAAGAGATTGTCGGCAGGCATTATAATATCAAGCTTGAAGATTTCACTGCCAAGAAGAGGACAAAGTCTGTTGCCTTTCCTCGACAGATCGCCATGTATCTCGCAAGGGAGCTGACCGACAATTCACTGCCTAAGATCGGCGAAGAATTTGGGGGAAGGGACCATACGACTGTCCTGCACGCTCATGAGAAAATTTCAAACTTAATGGTTTCCGACCAGCTGCTGCAAAAGAATATCAAGGAAATTCACGATCAGTTAAAATCGTAG
- the remB gene encoding extracellular matrix regulator RemB encodes MLLHIGEEAVIQQKDIIAILDYHALESSELMNAFLRQHKEKKSMVNLCDTNPKSVIITKKQVYISPLSSITLKKRAGERIDFAHSWYLK; translated from the coding sequence ATGTTACTTCATATTGGCGAAGAAGCGGTGATCCAGCAAAAAGATATCATAGCTATTCTGGATTACCATGCTCTTGAAAGCTCGGAATTAATGAACGCCTTTTTAAGGCAGCACAAAGAAAAGAAAAGCATGGTCAATCTATGCGACACAAATCCAAAATCCGTTATCATCACAAAGAAACAGGTTTATATCTCCCCTCTCTCCTCGATCACACTGAAAAAACGGGCAGGAGAACGTATTGATTTTGCCCATAGCTGGTATTTAAAATAA